A single window of Methanoculleus sp. SDB DNA harbors:
- a CDS encoding diaminopimelate epimerase, producing the protein MEIPFVKMHGNGNDFVLIDEYEGDVIPGEMKPAFARLYCERRFGIGADGVLFLSKSERNDIKMRLFQPDESEAEMCGNGIRCLVKYAFDAGYVQGRCIVETLAGEITVTLGYREDIFHATITMPTPAFGRGQIPATGEGEYHEQIGGYDVYAVNTGVPHAVVFVEELAVVDIGKIAPIIRNHPTFPEGANVNFVEVVNENEIRIRTFERGIEGETYSCGTGATASAAVAHHLGYAGEPDKKYVGTKVLVATQGGLLTIYLNEETLMEGAATTVFEGSIFF; encoded by the coding sequence ATGGAGATACCTTTCGTAAAAATGCATGGCAACGGGAATGATTTCGTGCTTATCGACGAGTACGAGGGGGACGTTATTCCCGGTGAGATGAAACCGGCCTTCGCCCGCCTGTACTGTGAGCGGCGGTTCGGTATCGGTGCCGACGGCGTCCTCTTCCTGTCCAAATCGGAGAGAAACGATATAAAAATGCGCCTTTTCCAGCCCGACGAGAGCGAAGCGGAGATGTGCGGGAACGGCATCCGCTGCCTCGTCAAATACGCGTTCGATGCGGGATACGTGCAGGGGCGATGTATCGTGGAGACGCTGGCGGGAGAGATTACGGTCACCCTCGGCTACCGCGAGGATATATTTCATGCTACGATTACCATGCCCACACCGGCGTTCGGGCGCGGGCAGATCCCCGCCACCGGCGAAGGAGAATACCACGAGCAGATCGGCGGATACGATGTATATGCGGTGAACACCGGCGTGCCCCATGCGGTCGTCTTCGTCGAAGAGCTTGCCGTGGTGGATATCGGGAAGATTGCACCCATCATCCGCAATCATCCGACATTTCCCGAGGGGGCGAACGTGAACTTCGTCGAAGTCGTCAACGAAAACGAGATCCGAATCCGCACGTTTGAGCGTGGCATCGAAGGGGAGACATATTCCTGCGGCACCGGTGCCACTGCATCCGCGGCAGTCGCCCATCATCTCGGGTACGCGGGAGAACCCGATAAAAAATATGTGGGCACGAAAGTGCTTGTCGCCACGCAGGGAGGGCTCCTCACCATATACCTAAACGAGGAGACGCTCATGGAGGGGGCCGCAACAACGGTCTTTGAGGGATCTATTTTCTTTTAA
- a CDS encoding DNA repair protein RadB: MEKERVSTGSPDLDDLLGGGLERRTITQLYGEAGCGKSTLALLCAVSVLSSGKSVLYIDTEGFSADRFRQIAGDATEELADHLLIFEPVDFEQQAMMVGECEAILKIRDVGLIVIDSATALYRTEGGTGGEAQRRLGNQIIRLLGYAKRYGFPVLLTNQVYMDVETDTLRGLGGTGLHHISKAIVRISKRNGTREALLEKHRSLPENRSFIFEIVEKGIKRK; the protein is encoded by the coding sequence GTGGAGAAGGAGAGGGTATCCACCGGATCGCCCGATCTCGACGACCTCCTCGGTGGGGGGCTGGAACGGCGGACGATCACACAGCTCTACGGTGAGGCGGGATGCGGGAAGAGCACGCTTGCTCTCCTGTGTGCCGTATCGGTTCTCTCATCAGGTAAATCAGTGCTGTATATCGACACGGAGGGTTTTTCCGCCGACCGTTTCCGCCAGATCGCGGGCGATGCGACAGAGGAGCTTGCCGATCATCTCCTCATCTTCGAGCCGGTCGATTTCGAGCAGCAGGCGATGATGGTCGGAGAGTGCGAGGCGATTTTAAAGATCCGTGACGTGGGGCTGATTGTCATTGATTCGGCCACCGCCCTCTACCGCACCGAAGGAGGAACCGGCGGCGAAGCGCAGCGCCGGCTCGGAAACCAAATAATCCGGCTGCTCGGGTATGCAAAGAGATACGGTTTTCCGGTGCTCCTCACGAACCAGGTCTATATGGATGTGGAGACCGACACGCTGCGGGGACTCGGGGGGACGGGGCTGCACCATATCTCAAAGGCAATCGTGCGGATCAGCAAACGGAACGGTACGCGGGAGGCGTTGCTCGAAAAACACCGGTCTCTCCCCGAGAACCGGTCATTTATCTTTGAAATCGTGGAAAAGGGGATTAAAAGAAAATAG
- a CDS encoding ribulose 1,5-bisphosphate carboxylase — protein sequence MPDVIATYFFIPDEATTPDEAAKAICEEETTGTWTDITTRLSYVQRLDGSVESVEPSGEGYVTRIHYPAEIFEAGNIPQYLSVVAGNLFGLGRLEAVRLLDIEFPDGLVPFRGPKFGIQGVRRLIGTKQRPHVGTIIKPKVGLTPEDTARVAYQAAIGGVDFIKDDETLTNQPFCPIAERVPAVMAALDEARSETGRQVLYAVNVSARADQIAARALEAIELGANTIMVDVITAGFSALQALAEEPAIKVPVHVHRTMHAAMTRNPHHGIAMRPIARLVRMLGGDQLHTGTVGGKMGHDTAALVEDNRALTCAYFGMKSSFPVASGGLHPGKVYGELQALGTDIVLQAGGGIHGHPDGTAAGARAMRQAVDAFMAGVHAEEYARDHYELERALQRWGSR from the coding sequence ATGCCAGATGTGATTGCCACCTACTTCTTCATCCCGGACGAGGCGACGACACCGGATGAGGCTGCAAAGGCCATTTGCGAAGAGGAGACAACGGGGACATGGACGGATATCACGACCCGCCTCTCGTACGTGCAGCGGCTCGACGGCTCGGTGGAATCCGTCGAGCCCTCGGGAGAGGGATATGTCACCCGCATACACTACCCGGCGGAGATCTTTGAGGCCGGCAACATCCCCCAGTATCTCTCCGTGGTAGCGGGCAACCTGTTCGGCCTCGGGCGGCTCGAGGCGGTCAGGTTGCTCGATATCGAATTTCCCGACGGACTGGTCCCGTTCCGGGGTCCGAAATTCGGGATTCAGGGGGTCCGGCGCCTCATCGGGACGAAACAGCGCCCGCACGTCGGGACGATCATCAAACCAAAGGTCGGGCTCACACCGGAGGACACCGCACGGGTGGCATATCAGGCGGCAATCGGCGGTGTCGACTTTATCAAGGATGATGAAACACTCACAAACCAGCCCTTCTGCCCGATCGCGGAGCGGGTGCCCGCCGTCATGGCCGCGCTCGACGAGGCGCGGAGCGAAACCGGGCGCCAGGTGCTGTATGCGGTCAATGTCTCCGCCCGTGCCGACCAGATTGCCGCGAGGGCCCTCGAGGCGATCGAACTGGGTGCGAACACCATCATGGTGGACGTAATCACGGCCGGCTTTTCCGCACTTCAGGCACTCGCCGAAGAGCCCGCGATCAAGGTGCCGGTTCATGTCCACCGAACCATGCATGCGGCAATGACGAGAAATCCGCATCACGGCATTGCAATGCGTCCGATTGCCCGTCTCGTCCGGATGCTCGGCGGCGACCAGCTTCACACCGGCACGGTCGGGGGGAAGATGGGGCACGATACGGCGGCGCTTGTCGAGGACAACCGTGCGCTCACATGCGCATATTTCGGAATGAAATCCTCGTTTCCCGTCGCCAGCGGAGGGCTTCACCCCGGCAAGGTGTACGGCGAGCTGCAGGCACTCGGCACCGACATCGTGCTCCAGGCGGGAGGGGGCATCCACGGGCACCCCGACGGCACGGCGGCCGGTGCGCGGGCGATGCGGCAGGCCGTCGATGCGTTCATGGCCGGTGTCCATGCGGAGGAGTACGCCCGCGATCATTACGAACTGGAGCGCGCCCTCCAGCGCTGGGGTTCCCGGTAG